In Paenibacillus kyungheensis, the following are encoded in one genomic region:
- the dptG gene encoding DNA phosphorothioation-dependent restriction protein DptG encodes MVYQLNIEAIKKNFKFDTSIKHNPKTELEFLPYNTNFKDNHYNLREVTGEFIRLVGKKKVLEVVDTDQLINKVVDSITFQDINQRSEFKQIIKTLFLDENNQLYLFHPQTLYYIHTKGNENKRLAIFLYNILWDSENAWIIESDQQEYSDVMSKLLFKALPQLTNSEIKNKSYISMLPDISKLFRQDFKWLISKNELFTTQVDQLIAYYYFFYITQFSIRNESLFKPIEKNIRPVYFTFENEERLSKTRISYEYGWKNLESLIDQTFTHINFLKMLNFTMSNEDSHAEQDSVIFSYQKIAEEIYSMSSEEQDILNDQIITLIEEYKEKLSHDSKWELLGTISEPYDLPVLNTLYLLFNMIDHQFVEARSGPYNKYKQWFVNFCQKTFLKSRGRSGKMLILDTDYLLFLTKLIIKDESKIRLKNLFIEFEIRGIIFDRDTQEAIVDYFEKLNLLEKKSDSGDAIYVKAFL; translated from the coding sequence ATGGTATATCAACTGAATATAGAAGCTATCAAAAAAAACTTTAAATTTGATACTTCTATCAAACATAATCCAAAGACAGAATTAGAATTTCTTCCTTATAATACTAACTTTAAAGATAATCATTATAATTTAAGAGAAGTAACTGGTGAGTTTATTCGATTAGTTGGAAAAAAGAAAGTATTAGAAGTTGTTGATACTGATCAACTTATTAACAAAGTAGTAGATTCCATTACTTTTCAAGATATAAATCAACGCAGTGAGTTTAAACAAATAATCAAAACCTTATTTTTGGACGAGAATAATCAACTTTATTTATTCCACCCCCAAACTTTGTATTATATCCATACTAAAGGGAATGAGAATAAACGCTTAGCTATTTTTCTTTATAACATTTTATGGGATTCAGAAAATGCTTGGATAATTGAATCAGATCAACAAGAATATTCAGATGTTATGAGTAAGCTTTTATTTAAAGCGTTACCCCAATTAACTAATAGTGAAATCAAAAATAAAAGTTATATATCCATGTTACCTGATATATCCAAATTATTTAGACAAGATTTTAAATGGCTTATAAGTAAAAATGAATTGTTTACTACTCAAGTCGACCAATTGATTGCTTATTATTATTTTTTCTACATCACTCAATTTTCTATTAGAAACGAATCATTATTCAAACCTATAGAAAAAAACATACGTCCTGTATACTTTACTTTTGAAAATGAAGAGCGGTTATCTAAAACAAGAATCAGTTATGAGTATGGTTGGAAAAATTTGGAGAGTTTAATTGATCAAACTTTCACACATATTAACTTTTTGAAAATGCTTAATTTCACTATGTCTAATGAGGACTCGCACGCTGAACAAGATTCAGTCATATTTTCGTATCAAAAGATTGCTGAGGAAATTTATTCAATGTCTTCAGAAGAACAAGATATACTTAATGATCAAATTATTACTTTAATTGAAGAATATAAAGAAAAATTGTCACACGATAGTAAATGGGAACTATTAGGAACCATTTCTGAACCATATGATTTACCTGTACTAAATACACTTTATTTGCTATTTAATATGATTGATCATCAATTCGTCGAAGCGAGATCTGGACCTTATAATAAGTATAAACAATGGTTTGTTAACTTCTGTCAAAAGACATTTTTAAAATCACGGGGAAGATCAGGAAAAATGTTGATTTTAGATACAGATTATCTGTTATTTTTAACTAAACTCATAATTAAAGATGAATCAAAAATTAGACTTAAAAATTTATTTATTGAATTTGAAATTAGAGGTATTATTTTTGACCGTGATACTCAAGAAGCTATTGTCGATTATTTTGAAAAATTAAACTTGTTAGAGAAAAAAAGTGATAGTGGGGATGCAATATATGTCAAAGCATTTTTATAA
- the dptF gene encoding DNA phosphorothioation-dependent restriction protein DptF: protein METNIPIHFIDMLKRCKQSSKEAVENLEHFSDFKKYMHIQRPVEEELEKHINEAYSSPAAQLILVCGGVGDGKSHILSYLKNKYDFLNDENIFYLHNDATESFSPRKTSIETLAHVLHPFSDEGLELNSTKNMVLAINLGALNNFIDSEEGKSFSRLREYVYQKKILESVIEDELCADDHLFKYINFSDYHMYQLTEEGPKSDYIKGLFQKITQLTDTNPFYQAYLNDLQEDKESSAKNPIIQNYELFQQDDVQDQIISLLIQSMVKEKLIISTRALLDFVYNILVPSSMENLNHTQILDIVNNQDFRTYTTCLLPFQLFEKFDASPIHQAIHQINPTRLRTEKLDDYLIEFKSCKDGSELFEKHITINQLPYFARSLIPNSPWRNQLDKDQKFKQILTKLFVYLYYLIPNEIHDSFKDNTYQEFMRYLFYWNKKDISKLSQLYREEVSQAIYKWNGEGSSALIYVQIGQPQTQYYALQKLDIEPYIKKNDINPEKDLYKFLPMLTLNFKTKNTHYIDEASIPSIDIDFSLYALLIRIKNGYRPNKKDKFQFIKFVEFIDNLSSSSNQSEEIIFESKQFGKSTRYVLKYDKTFDKYSFMEM, encoded by the coding sequence ATGGAGACTAATATTCCAATACATTTTATTGATATGCTAAAAAGATGTAAACAATCATCAAAAGAAGCTGTAGAAAATTTAGAACATTTTAGTGATTTCAAAAAATACATGCATATTCAACGACCAGTAGAAGAAGAATTAGAAAAACATATTAATGAAGCCTATTCTTCTCCTGCTGCTCAACTTATTCTAGTTTGTGGCGGTGTTGGAGATGGTAAATCTCATATCCTTTCTTATTTAAAAAACAAATATGATTTTTTAAATGATGAAAATATATTCTATCTACACAATGATGCAACAGAAAGTTTTTCTCCTCGTAAAACGTCTATTGAAACGTTAGCACATGTACTGCATCCTTTTTCTGATGAAGGTTTAGAGTTAAATAGTACAAAAAATATGGTATTAGCTATTAATTTAGGTGCATTAAACAATTTTATTGATTCAGAAGAAGGTAAATCCTTTAGTCGATTACGTGAGTATGTCTACCAGAAGAAGATACTTGAATCAGTCATTGAAGATGAACTATGCGCAGACGATCACTTGTTCAAATATATTAATTTTAGTGATTATCATATGTACCAGCTTACTGAAGAAGGTCCGAAATCTGATTACATTAAAGGATTATTTCAAAAGATTACTCAACTAACAGATACAAATCCTTTTTATCAAGCTTATTTGAATGATCTACAAGAAGATAAAGAATCTTCTGCTAAAAATCCCATCATTCAAAATTATGAGTTATTTCAACAGGATGATGTTCAAGATCAAATTATTAGCCTACTCATTCAATCTATGGTCAAAGAAAAATTGATCATATCTACACGTGCTTTACTCGATTTTGTATATAATATTTTAGTTCCATCTTCTATGGAAAACCTAAATCATACACAAATTTTAGACATCGTTAATAATCAAGATTTCAGAACGTATACAACTTGTTTATTACCTTTTCAATTATTTGAAAAATTTGATGCTTCTCCAATTCATCAAGCCATTCATCAAATCAATCCAACACGTTTGAGAACAGAAAAATTAGATGATTATTTGATCGAATTTAAATCTTGTAAAGATGGTTCAGAATTATTCGAAAAACATATTACTATCAACCAGTTACCTTATTTTGCAAGATCATTAATTCCTAATTCGCCTTGGAGAAATCAATTAGATAAAGATCAAAAGTTCAAACAAATTTTAACTAAATTGTTTGTATATCTTTATTATCTTATTCCGAACGAAATTCATGATTCTTTTAAAGATAATACGTATCAAGAATTTATGCGCTATCTATTTTATTGGAATAAAAAAGATATTAGTAAACTATCTCAACTATATCGTGAAGAAGTAAGTCAAGCAATTTACAAATGGAATGGTGAAGGTAGTTCTGCTTTAATTTATGTGCAGATTGGACAACCTCAAACGCAATATTATGCATTACAAAAATTAGATATTGAACCTTATATTAAAAAAAATGATATAAATCCAGAAAAAGATTTATATAAGTTTTTACCGATGTTAACCTTGAATTTTAAAACTAAAAATACTCATTATATAGATGAAGCTTCTATTCCTTCTATAGATATTGATTTTTCATTATATGCACTATTGATTCGTATTAAAAATGGCTATCGTCCCAATAAAAAAGATAAATTTCAATTTATCAAATTTGTAGAATTTATCGATAACCTTAGTAGTTCAAGTAATCAAAGTGAAGAAATTATTTTTGAAAGTAAACAATTTGGTAAATCTACTCGTTATGTTTTGAAGTACGATAAAACGTTTGATAAATACTCTTTCATGGAGATGTGA